The segment TAGCTTTGCGTTTGGCCAAAGCCAAAGGAACATTATCAAATTCTGATTTCCATCGTTATTTACAAGAATTAGAAGTTATCCCTGAAAAAGTAGCTGAAGCATTAACATCAACGAATGAAAAAGCAAAAGAAATAGCAACTAAATTTAAAGCCGCAACCAACTGTTTATATCTAGGCAGAGGTTATAATTTCCCGGTTGCTTTGGAAGGTGCATTGAAACTTAAAGAGATATCATATATTCACGCTGAAGGTTATCCTGCTGCTGAAATGAAGCACGGGCCAATTGCCTTAATAGATGAGCAAATGCCTGTAATTGTTATTGCTCCAAAACAAGGGCATTATGATAAAGTAGTAAGTAATATCCAGGAGATTAAATCAAGAAGTGGTAAAATCATTGCTATAGTTACCAAAGGTGATACACAAGTAAAAGGATTAGCCGATCACGTTATTGAAATCCCTGAAACTTCGGATGCACTATCACCACTAATTACAACAATTCCATTGCAATTATTATCTTACCATATTGCGGTAATGAGAGGATGCAATGTGGATCAACCAAGAAACTTGGCAAAATCGGTTACTGTAGAATAGTTATCAACATAAAACAACCAAAAAGCGAGACATAGTCTCGCTTTTTTTTGCTCAAAATTTTAGGATTAATTTAATGAAAGTTTCATTTTGTATGTGCGCATAGTATTTTTTTTAGTAATAATGCCAAATCGTTAATAAAAACTTAAAAAAGCGCCCAAATGCCATATTATCACTAAGGAAACTTTAAAATAAATTATTAATAAAAATACCCAAGGTTTTTTAATAATGTAAAAAAAATATTTGTACTTTGGCTTCTTAAACCAACAAAATTATAACCAAATGAAGATCTATTTATTTATCGTTTCATTGTTTTTTTGCGGCATTACCTTTGCGCAAACTTCAATATCGGGTTCGGTAAAAGACAGTAAGAACCAACCAGTTCCCGGAGCTAATGTTAAGGTGGCTGGTGAAAGTTCCGGAACTGTAACCGACAGTGATGGAAATTTTAAATTAACAACCACTAAAAAGCCTCCTTTTGACATCGAAATTTCGAGTGTAGGCTACGGAAGTAAAAAGGTTAGCGTTACATCAAATAATCAAAATGTTAGTGTAGCTTTAAATGATGAAGAAAATAAACTAGATGAAATCGTTGTCTCTGCATCGAGAACACCTGAGAGAGTTTTAGAATCTCCGGTGACTATCGAAAGAATGAGTTTGAGAGAAATCAAAAACACTACAGCAGCGACTTATTACGATGGTCTTGAAAATCTAAAAGAAGTTCACTTCAATACAAGTAGTTTCTCTTTTAAATCAATCAATACGCGTGGATTTGCCACAGTTGCTAATACCCGATTTTTACAATTGGTTGATGGTATGGACAATTCATCTCCAGCCCTAAACTTTGTGTTAGGAAACTTAATTGGAGTTTCTGAATTGGATGTTGCCAATGTTGAACTTCTTCCCGGAGCATCTTCTGCATTATATGGTGCAAATGCTTTCAACGGAATCATGTTTATGAATAGCAAAAGCCCGTTTACAAATCAAGGGCTGAGCTTCTATTTCAAATACGGTCAAACCACACAGGAAGTTGCAGGAACCAATGATTATTGGGATTTTGGAATTAGAGCAGCACATGCTTTTACCAAACATTTTGCAGCTAAAGCCAATTTTACTTTTATGAAAGCAACCGAATGGATTGCTGATGACAGAAAAGATCTAACGGTTAATAACGTAGGTTCAGATCCAAATCCAAATTATGATGGATTAAACGTATATGGTGATGAGGTGTCAACAAATATTAAAAGTGTTGGAATATCATTGGCTAATTTAGGTTTAATACCGGCATCAGCAGTTAACTTGTTACCAAACTATAATGTGGCCAGAACCGGTTATGCAGAAAAAGACTTAAATGATAACGGTATTAAAAGTGTCAAAGCCGATTTCTCATTACACTTTAAACCATGGGCTGATGATAATGAAATTATTTTCCAACATAAATTAGGTTTAGGAAATACCATTTATCAAGGAGCTAATAGATATGCTTTGAAAAACTTCTTTATAAATCAAACCAGACTTGAGTTTAAAGGGAAAAATTATTTTGTCAGAGGATATATAACTGATGAAAATGCAGGAGATTCATATGATATGCGTTTTGCAGCATGGAATGTTAACCGTGCGTGGAAAGATGACCAAACGTGGTTCGGACAATATGCCGGAGCATATATCCAATCAACTTTAGGTGGAGCAACGCCTCAACAAGCGCATGCAATTGCAAGAACAACAGCAGATACAGGAAGATTTTTACCAGGTACGCCTGAGTATGCAAGTGCATTAGCTTCAGTGTCAGCAGACCCGAATTTAGTTACAGGTTCTAAATTTCAAGACCAATCTAAATTATATCATGCCGATGTGAATTATAATTTTAAAGACATTATCAAGGTAGCTGAAATTCAATTAGGAGGTTCTTACAGACAATATGAAATGAATTCAAGCGGAACAATTTTTACAGATTATGATGGTCCACTTAGATATGATGAATATGGTGCGTATGCACAATTGCAAAAGAAATTAATGAAAGAAGGTCGTTTGAAATTTACGGGTTCTGTGCGTTATGATAAATCACAAAACTTCGATGGTTTCGTCTCCCCAAGAGTTTCCTTTGTATATGCTGCAGGAGCTAATAAACAACACAACTTCAGAGCATCTTACCAAACAGGATTTAGAAATCCAACTACGCAGGATCAATACATTGGTTTGAATTTAGGGCCATTCGCTTTGATTGGATCAGCACCGGACAACTTAACAAGATATGTGGAAACATTTGATGTAAGTGCCGCTGGACAAGTAGTTAACGGTGGTGAAGCTACTGCTACATTATCAGGAGTTAATGCTTATGGCAATTCCTTTACTTTAACTTCTGTACAAGCATTTTCTGCCGCTGTTGCCGCTGGACAACCTTTGCCAACAGCAGCAGCAATTCTGGATGTTGCCGATATTGATTTAGTTAAACCGGAAAGAGTACAAGCATTTGATGTTGGTTATCGTTCGGTTATTAAAAATGATTTAACAGTTGATATCACAGGATATTACAATATTTACAATGACTTTTTAAATCAATCAAGAGTTGTCGCACCTTACTATGGAGATGTAAACACATTTGATCCAACAAACTTAGCAACCTATGCTCCGGTAGCCGCTCTTTCAAACGGAGACAGAAGAGTTTACCAAGTGTACAACAACTCTAAAGCGGAAGTTACTTCAATGGGATTCGGGATTGGTTTGTCTAAAAAAGTGTATAAAGACTTTGAGTTAAGCGCAAATTATAATTATGCCGAGTATACTTTTGACCAAGCTAAAGATCCAAGTTTTATCCCAAGTTTTAACACGCCAAAACACAGAGTGAAAGCGTCTTTGGGTAACCAAAAATTATTTAAAAACTTTGGATTTAATACCAACGTAAGATGGAATACTGAATACTTATGGCAATCTTCTTTTGCCGATGGTATGGTTCCGGAGAACGTGGTTTTTGATGCCCAAATTAATTATGCAATTCCAAAATTGAAATCAGTTTTAAAAGTTGGAGCTAATAACTTATTCGGAGAAGACTACATTCAAGTAATTGGAGCAGGAGCTATTGGACAACAATGGTTTGCTTCTATAACAATTAATCCATAATAATCAATAACAATATATAATTTAAAAGTTATGATAAAAAATTTCAAATGGCTATTATTGGTTTCGTTAACCTTTGTAGCATGTAGTAGTGATGATGAAACAGTTGTTAATCCGGATTCATCAGACGGTTTGCCTTTAACAGCTGGCTTAGCAGATTTTTCTAAATATGTTGCTCTAGGAGATTCATTTGCGGCAGGTTTTTCAGACAATGCTTTATTCATCGCAGGTCAGCAAAACTCCTATCCAAGTATCTTATCGCAACAGTTTGCTTTAGTTGGCGGAGGTGAATTTGTAATTCCGTTTATGAATGATAATATTGGAGGTTTTTCATTGGGAGGAACTCAAATTCCACAATTTGGCCCGAGATTGTATTTAGCTCCCGGAAATGTTCCAACACCAGTTGCAGGAACTTCTTCAACGGATATTACAACCCACTTAACAGGACCATTTAACAATTTCGGAATTCCGGGAGCTAAGGTTGTTACCTTAGATTTAGCGGGTTATGGAAGCTCAGCAGGAAATCCTTATTTTGCAAGAATTGCATCTTCTCCTATGGCTACTGTAGTAGATGATGCTGTTGCCACTAATCCTACTTTCTTCTCTTTGTGGATTGGCGGAAATGATGTGTTGGGTTATGCTACCTCAGGAGGTGTAAGCACTAGTCCAATTACGCCACCGGCAACTTTTGATCTTGCTTATAATGGTTTGATTACTAAATTAACTGCCGGAGGTAGAAAAGGAGTTATAGCTAATTTACCATACGTTAATGCATTGCCATATTTTACAACAGTTCCTTACAATCCGGTTCCTTTAGACGCAGGAACAGCTTCTCTATTGAATTCAGGCTATACTACATATAATAATGGATTATTATATGCTCAGTCATTAGGATACTTAACGGCAGCTGAAGTAGCTCAAAGAACTATTTCTTTCTCAGCATCAAGCACAAACAGAGTGGTTATTGTAGATGAATATTTAACCGATTTAACAGCGGTTGGAATTCCATCTTACCGTCAGGCAACTAGCGAAGATTTAATTATTTTACCAGCAAGAAGTTTTATTGGAACTACAGTAGGAGGTAATCCTTTACAGGTAAATGGGGTTTCTGTTCCATTGGCTGACAATTGGGTTTTATCTAAAAGAGAAATCGATGAAGTAAAAATAGCAACAGATGCTTACAATACAACGATTCAAAATGCAGCTACTGACCACAGTGACCAAATAGCACTAGTTGATGCTAAAACAATAATGGCTTCATTAAGCACCGTGGGTATTGTACAAAATGGGTACACTATGACATCAGCTTATGTAACAGGAAACACCTTCTCATTAGATGGAGTTCATCCAAGCTCAAAAGGTTATGCTTTGATTGCTAATAAATTTTTAGAAGCGATTAATGAAAAATTTGGATCTAATTTAAAAGGAGTGAATTTGGGACAATACCAGATTTTATTTCCTCCAGTCTTATAAAAAAAGGGTTTTTATTAAATCAAACCATCCCGTTTAATTGGGATGGTTTTTTGTTTTTAGGACGATTCAAAAAATCTTCTTTTTTTTATAAAATAATTATTGATTATTCGATTTATAAAAAT is part of the Flavobacterium sangjuense genome and harbors:
- a CDS encoding TonB-dependent receptor; its protein translation is MKIYLFIVSLFFCGITFAQTSISGSVKDSKNQPVPGANVKVAGESSGTVTDSDGNFKLTTTKKPPFDIEISSVGYGSKKVSVTSNNQNVSVALNDEENKLDEIVVSASRTPERVLESPVTIERMSLREIKNTTAATYYDGLENLKEVHFNTSSFSFKSINTRGFATVANTRFLQLVDGMDNSSPALNFVLGNLIGVSELDVANVELLPGASSALYGANAFNGIMFMNSKSPFTNQGLSFYFKYGQTTQEVAGTNDYWDFGIRAAHAFTKHFAAKANFTFMKATEWIADDRKDLTVNNVGSDPNPNYDGLNVYGDEVSTNIKSVGISLANLGLIPASAVNLLPNYNVARTGYAEKDLNDNGIKSVKADFSLHFKPWADDNEIIFQHKLGLGNTIYQGANRYALKNFFINQTRLEFKGKNYFVRGYITDENAGDSYDMRFAAWNVNRAWKDDQTWFGQYAGAYIQSTLGGATPQQAHAIARTTADTGRFLPGTPEYASALASVSADPNLVTGSKFQDQSKLYHADVNYNFKDIIKVAEIQLGGSYRQYEMNSSGTIFTDYDGPLRYDEYGAYAQLQKKLMKEGRLKFTGSVRYDKSQNFDGFVSPRVSFVYAAGANKQHNFRASYQTGFRNPTTQDQYIGLNLGPFALIGSAPDNLTRYVETFDVSAAGQVVNGGEATATLSGVNAYGNSFTLTSVQAFSAAVAAGQPLPTAAAILDVADIDLVKPERVQAFDVGYRSVIKNDLTVDITGYYNIYNDFLNQSRVVAPYYGDVNTFDPTNLATYAPVAALSNGDRRVYQVYNNSKAEVTSMGFGIGLSKKVYKDFELSANYNYAEYTFDQAKDPSFIPSFNTPKHRVKASLGNQKLFKNFGFNTNVRWNTEYLWQSSFADGMVPENVVFDAQINYAIPKLKSVLKVGANNLFGEDYIQVIGAGAIGQQWFASITINP
- a CDS encoding SGNH/GDSL hydrolase family protein is translated as MIKNFKWLLLVSLTFVACSSDDETVVNPDSSDGLPLTAGLADFSKYVALGDSFAAGFSDNALFIAGQQNSYPSILSQQFALVGGGEFVIPFMNDNIGGFSLGGTQIPQFGPRLYLAPGNVPTPVAGTSSTDITTHLTGPFNNFGIPGAKVVTLDLAGYGSSAGNPYFARIASSPMATVVDDAVATNPTFFSLWIGGNDVLGYATSGGVSTSPITPPATFDLAYNGLITKLTAGGRKGVIANLPYVNALPYFTTVPYNPVPLDAGTASLLNSGYTTYNNGLLYAQSLGYLTAAEVAQRTISFSASSTNRVVIVDEYLTDLTAVGIPSYRQATSEDLIILPARSFIGTTVGGNPLQVNGVSVPLADNWVLSKREIDEVKIATDAYNTTIQNAATDHSDQIALVDAKTIMASLSTVGIVQNGYTMTSAYVTGNTFSLDGVHPSSKGYALIANKFLEAINEKFGSNLKGVNLGQYQILFPPVL